The following coding sequences lie in one Ostrea edulis chromosome 8, xbOstEdul1.1, whole genome shotgun sequence genomic window:
- the LOC125676419 gene encoding uncharacterized protein K02A2.6-like codes for MESLNVIEKVNEPSEWVNSLVIVEKPNRVRICLDPRDLNKAIKREHYPMKTEDDITHQLAGAKVFSTLDASSGFWGIVLDQESSKLTTFNTPFGRYRYKRMPFGISSAPEVFQKRMSQIFEKIEGCDVIMDDILIWGKSVQQHNERLERVLKAVRHEKIKLNKKKCKIQMNEVKYMGHIFGEDGLKTCNDRTKAISEFPEPTNVKELQRFLGMVNYIGKFIQNQATITEPLRELLEKTVAWHWHEKQQQSFDQLKSVFISAPVLKYFNPDEDITLAVDASSTGLGACILQNGQPVAYASRSLNKSERNYAQIEKELLAIVFACKTFHQYIYGQNIRVESDHKPLESLFKKTLSSAPPRIQRMMIKVQPYDLNVKYKPGKYLYIADTLSRAAESESSQSDKDEFEVFVVRYLPISDEKVNELAIESAKDKEINALQKVILEGWPDDITECNYFVNKYWNFREELGLYNGIVTKGRRLIIPSKLRSDILNQLHYGHMGAEKCKRRAREVVFWVGINSDIDKKVAECRVCNKHQRRQPKQPLKPHPVPLRPWQKLGLDLFELNRKSFLTVVDYFSKFFEICELQSTTSSSIIKKLKPIFARHGIPEELISHNAPNLVSGEFRKFATEYGFKHTTSSPHYPQSNGMAERTVQTVKNLLKKSNEAQTDPNLALLEIRNTPIDGVGTPTQLLFGRRTRSILPTHEALLKPHIKTRSELDMSEESEFEENSEDLKSEDSSEESDPDDEDTTESGTSEENGVEQNGHDKNLEETNEDKDE; via the exons ATGGAATCATTAAACGTCATAGAAAAAGTCAACGAGCCCTCTGAATGGGTAAACTCATTGGTTATAGTAGAGAAACCAAACAGAGTGAGGATTTGTCTGGATCCCCGTGATCTTAACAAAGCTATTAAACGAGAACACTATCCTATGAAAACCGAAGATGACATCACACATCAGCTTGCAGGGGCCAAAGTATTCAGTACTTTGGACGCCTCCTCTGGATTCTGGGGTATAGTACTTGACCAGGAAAGTTCAAAGCTAACAACATTTAATACTCCGTTTGGGAGGTATCGCTACAAACGAATGCCATTTGGAATTTCATCTGCGCCAGAAGTATTCCAAAAAAGGATGTCTCAAATCTTTGAAAAAATTGAAGGATGTGATGTCATAATGGATGACATTCTTATATGGGGTAAATCTGTACAACAGCATAATGAAAGACTCGAGAGAGTTTTGAAGGCAGTGCGTCatgagaaaataaaattgaacaaGAAGAAGTGTAAAATACAGATGAACGAAGTTAAATATATGGGTCACATTTTCGGAGAAGATGGACTAAAAACTTGTAATGACAGAACCAAAGCCATAAGTGAATTCCCAGAGCCTACAAATGTAAAAGAATTGCAGAGATTTTTGGGAATGGTAAATTACATAggaaaatttattcaaaaccaaGCCACGATCACAGAGCCCTTGAGGGAGTTACTTGAAAAAACCGTTGCATGGCACTGgcatgaaaaacaacaacaaagttTTGATCAGCTGAAGTCCGTGTTCATCAGTGCTCCAGTACTAAAGTACTTTAATCCGGACGAAGACATCACACTCGCTGTAGACGCGTCATCTACAGGACTAGGAGCctgcattttacaaaatggaCAGCCAGTTGCCTATGCCTCTAGATCATTAAACAAATCGGAACGAAATTACGCACAGATAGAAAAGGAACTGCTAGCAATTGTGTTCGCTTGCAAGACATTTCACCAATACATCTATGGCCAAAACATCCGTGTAGAATCTGACCACAAACCCCTTGAGAGTTTGTTCAAGAAAACGTTGTCATCGGCGCCACCGCGCATTCAACGTATGATGATTAAAGTACAGCCGTACGACCTGAATGTCAAATACAAACCAGGGAAATATCTGTACATAGCAGATACCTTAAGCCGTGCGGCTGAGTCAGAATCAAGTCAAAGTGACAAGGATGAATTTGAAGTGTTTGTTGTTCGTTACTTGCCGATATCGGACGAAAAGGTAAACGAATTGGCGATAGAATCTGCAAAAGATAAGGAAATAAATGCCTTGCAGAAAGTAATTCTTGAAGGCTGGCCAGATGATATTACAGAGTGCAACTATTTCGTTAATAAATACTGGAATTTTAGAGAGGAACTCGGTCTTTACAACGGGATTGTCACAAAGGGTCGCAGACTAATTATACCCTCGAAACTCAGAAGCGACATCCTGAATCAATTGCATTATGGACATATGGGAGCCGAAAAATGCAAACGTCGAGCCAGAGAAGTTGTGTTTTGGGTAGGAATTAATTCGGACATAGATAAGAAAGTTGCAGAGTGCAGAGTGTGCAATAAACACCAAAGGAGACAACCCAAACAACCTCTAAAACCTCATCCAGTACCACTTAGGCCATGGCAGAAACTTGGACTCGACTTGTTTGAGCTAAACAGAAAATCGTTTCTTACTGTTGTGGACtacttttcaaaattctttgaaatatgTGAACTGCAGAGCACAACCAGCTCCAGTATcatcaaaaaattaaaaccaatatTTGCTCGCCACGGGATACCCGAGGAACTGATCAGCCACAATGCACCGAATCTCGTCAGTGGCGAATTCAGGAAATTTGCTACTGAATATGGATTCAAGCACACAACATCGTCCCCGCATTACCCACAGAGTAATGGCATGGCGGAGCGTACAGTCCAAACTGTAAAAAACCTCctgaaaaaatcaaatgaagCTCAAACGGATCCAAACCTCGCATTATTAGAAATACGTAACACACCGATCGACGGGGTAGGAACTCCTACTCAACTTCTGTTCGGACGCAGGACGAGATCCATATTACCGACGCACGAGGCATTACTGAAACCACATATCAAGACCC GATCAGAGCTGGACATGAGTGAAGAGTCCGAGTTTGAAGAAAACAGCGAGGATCTGAAGTCTGAGGATAGCAGCGAGGAATCTGATCCTGATGACGAGGACACTACTGAATCAGGGACCAGTGAAGAAAATGGTGTAGAGCAAAACGGTCATGATAAGAATTTAGAGGAGACCAACGAGGATAAAGACGAATAA